A portion of the Scylla paramamosain isolate STU-SP2022 chromosome 32, ASM3559412v1, whole genome shotgun sequence genome contains these proteins:
- the LOC135089133 gene encoding katanin p60 ATPase-containing subunit A1-like isoform X3 has translation MLHIAVESDASLTAEDEVGAQCEEGTEQPPQHDKHPDVDGGWAFVVLAAMFASFFINSGLLSTAGLYYVQLLEYFGRDRAYTSWVGSLMNSFFMLTGPLSSHCLHMCGTQTSMRIGSIIMTVGLYISAYTPSLELMFFTFGIVVACGMNFVYTGQISALNLYFHKYQYIATSLSMNMWTEYNIKKYGWRMSLIWNAGLGLQLYVFGSLIYPLHWPQGAGIERGPLVSPHTSSTPHSLSTGNISFVGGREVSVSTLKMAPEASCASIFTSVPDTLLESTWNAFKDICFWLISTAFFFAMLSTTSIFIIYKDFIISRGFGEQYTIMLIGFGVGDVAGRLTMGIAHSSKFFNPVWSYCVSLFLTGVVLMCHVFIKSLPSMHIFGTLFGMTYGAQNVLVAIAPLKLFGKDRLVVVFGYLLVWGGIGALIGAPIAGTIVDKTGGYGGVLGMSLGCHIVAASLMMLCALIDGNVPVDAMMVNVQEICENMRVAREMVLTSQYETGAVYYQGVVQQIHRLLQTIQEPNRKIKWQQVQQQVAAEYENLKELTNTIAMFKADTTSSPAFNDRPLATMRISSFEEPTRDPDVWAPPPPRDPDVWPPPTPADHRSSQVKPTRGPRRQEASKSTTASRGGGSKAGAKKGGTDAKGRNKDEKGGKGRKEADKKDDKQGGGAEDNAAGGEEEERKFDPSGYDRDLVDMLERDIVQKNPSIRWTDIADLQEAKRLLEEAVVLPMLMPDFFKGIRRPWKGVLMVGPPGTGKTMLAKAVATECKTTFFNVSSSTLTSKYRGESEKLVRLLFEMARFYAPSTIFVDEIDSLCSRRGSESEHEASRRVKSELLMQMDGIQASDSDEPKVVMVLAATNFPWDIDEALRRRLEKRIYIPLPNEEGREALLNINLREVKLDSDINLAQIATMLAGYSGADITNVCRDASMMSMRRKIAGLTPDEIRALPKEELDLPVTQGDFHAAIAKCNKSVSQQDLDKYETWMREFGST, from the exons ATGCTGCATATAGCCGTGGAAAGCGATGCCTCGCTAACAGCGGAGGATGAGGTTGGAGCACAGTGTGAAGAAGGGACCGAGCAGCCGCCGCAGCATGACAAACACCCCGATGTGGATGGCGGTTGGGCCTTCGTCGTCCTGGCCGCCATGTTTGCCTCATTCTTCATAAATTCTG GACTGCTGTCAACAGCTGGGCTCTATTATGTGCAGTTGCTGGAGTATTTTGGCAGGGATCGAGCTTACACATCTTGGGTAGGATCCCTGATGAATTCCTTCTTTATGCTTACAG GTCCACTAAGCTCGCACTGCCTACACATGTGTGGTACTCAGACCTCCATGAGGATTGGCTCCATCATCATGACTGTTGGGTTATATATCTCAGCTTACACTCCATCATTGGAGCTTATGTTCTTCACATTTGGCATTGTAGTAG CATGTGGGATGAACTTTGTGTACACAGGACAGATAAGTGCATTGAACCTGTACTTCCATAAGTATCAATATATTGCCACTTCGCTTTCCATG AATATGTGGACAGAAtacaacataaagaaatatgGGTGGCGTATGTCCCTCATTTGGAATGCAGGCCTTGGTCTCCAGTTGTATGTCTTTGGCTCACTTATCTATCCTCTGCACTGGCCTCAAGGTGCAGGTATTGAAAGAGGTCCCTTGGTGTCACCTCATACATCCAGCACACCACATTCTTTGTCTACTGGAAATATCTCGTTTGTTGGAGGTAGAGAAGT AAGTGTATCAACCTTGAAGATGGCACCTGAGGCAAGCTGTGCATCCATTTTTACAAGTGTTCCTGACACCTTACT GGAGTCGACATGGAATGCATTCAAAGACATTTGTTTTTGGTTGATCTCCACTGCATTCTTTTTTGCAATGCTATCAACCACCTCCATTTTTATCATATACAAAGATTTTATTATATCAAGAGGATTTGGAGAGCAGTACACCATCATGCTCATTGGATttggtgttggtgatgttgCAGGAAGGCTGACTATGGGAATTGCTCACTCCAGTAAG ttttttaaccCAGTGTGGTCATACTGTGTGTCATTGTTCCTCACTGGAGTGGTACTTATGTGCCATGTGTTCATCAAGAGCTTGCCCAGCATGCACATCTTTGGTACACTCTTTGGAATGACTTACGGAGCACAGAACGTCCTTGTGGCCATTGCACCTTTAAAGTTGTTTGGCAAAGACCggcttgtggtggtgtttggttaTCTGCTAGTCTGGGGTGGAATAGGAGCACTCATTGGAGCACCAATTGCAG GCACCATTGTGGACAAGACTGGAGGGTATGGTGGGGTCCTTGGCATGTCCTTGGGGTGCCACATTGTAGCTGCCTCACTCATGATGCTGTGTGCCCTCATTGATGGCAA TGTCCCTGTTGATGCCATGATGGTTAACGTCCAAGAAATCTGTGAGAACATGAGGGTGGCTCGGGAGATGGTGCTAACATCACAGTATGAGACAGGAGCTGTGTACTATCAGGGTGTAGTGCAGCAGATACATCGACTGCTGCAGACTATACAGGAGCCAAACCGCAAGATAAAGTGGCAGCAG gtacaacAGCAAGTGGCAGCTGAGTATGAGAATCTAAAGGAACTGACAAACACAATTGCCATGTTCAAGGCTGACACCACTTCCTCGCCTGCCTTCAACGACCGACCTCTTG ccaCCATGCGCATCTCATCCTTTGAGGAGCCAACACGGGATCCTGATGTCTGGGCTCCCCCCCCTCCACGAGACCCAGATGTCTGGCCCCCACCCACACCTGCTGACCACAG gtcctCCCAAGTCAAACCCACCAGGGGGCCACGCCGGCAGGAAGCCAGCAAGTCAACCACTGCAAgccgtggtggtggcagcaaggCTGGGGCAAAGAAGGGTGGGACAGACGCCAAGGGACGAAACAAGGATGAAAAGGGTGGGAAGGGACGCAAGGAGGCAGATAAGAAGGATGAtaag cagggaggaggagcagaggacaATGCTGCcggtggtgaagaggaggagcggaAGTTTGACCCAAGTGGTTATGATCGTGATCTTGTGGATATGCTGGAGAGGGACATTGTGCAGAAGAATCCAAGCATCAG ATGGACTGATATTGCTGACTTGCAGGAAGCAAAGAGACTATTAGAAGAAGCTGTGGTATTGCCAATGCTGATGCCAGACTTCTTCAAG GGCATCAGGCGGCCATGGAAAGGTGTGCTGATGGTGGGGCCACCAGGAACAGGGAAGACAATGCTGGCCAAGGCTGTGGCTACTGAATGCAAGACAACCTTCTTCAATGTGTCGTCATCCACCCTCACCTCAAAGTACAGAGGAGAGTCAGAGAAGCTTGTGCGGCTGCTGTTCGaaatg GCACGTTTCTATGCTCCCAGCACTATTTTTGTGGATGAGATAGATTCCTTGTGTTCACGGCGAGGGTCGGAGTCTGAACATGAGGCATCACGAAGGGTGAAGTCCGAGCTTCTCATGCAGATGGACGGCATACAAGCCAGCGA tTCTGATGAGcccaaggtggtgatggtgttggctGCCACTAACTTCCCCTGGGATATTGATGAGGCTCTCAGACGACGACTAGAAAAGAGAATTTACATACCCCTGCCTAatg aggaaggcagggaggctCTTCTGAACATCAACCTACGAGAAGTGAAGCTGGACAGTGACATCAACTTGGCCCAGATTGCCACAATGCTTGCTGGTTATTCGGGAGCTGATATCACCaatgtgtgcag GGATGCCTCAATGATGTCAATGCGACGTAAGATTGCTGGACTCACACCAGACGAGATCCGAGCACTCCCGAAGGAGGAGCTGGACCTGCCAGTGACTCAGGGTGACTTCCATGCAGCCATAGCCAAGTGCAACAAATCCGTCTCTCAGCAAGATCTGGACAAATATGAGACTTGGATGAGGGAGTTTGGATCAACCTAG
- the LOC135089133 gene encoding katanin p60 ATPase-containing subunit A1-like isoform X1 — protein MLHIAVESDASLTAEDEVGAQCEEGTEQPPQHDKHPDVDGGWAFVVLAAMFASFFINSGLLSTAGLYYVQLLEYFGRDRAYTSWVGSLMNSFFMLTGPLSSHCLHMCGTQTSMRIGSIIMTVGLYISAYTPSLELMFFTFGIVVACGMNFVYTGQISALNLYFHKYQYIATSLSMVGVGMGVFLVNMWTEYNIKKYGWRMSLIWNAGLGLQLYVFGSLIYPLHWPQGAGIERGPLVSPHTSSTPHSLSTGNISFVGGREVSVSTLKMAPEASCASIFTSVPDTLLESTWNAFKDICFWLISTAFFFAMLSTTSIFIIYKDFIISRGFGEQYTIMLIGFGVGDVAGRLTMGIAHSSKFFNPVWSYCVSLFLTGVVLMCHVFIKSLPSMHIFGTLFGMTYGAQNVLVAIAPLKLFGKDRLVVVFGYLLVWGGIGALIGAPIAGTIVDKTGGYGGVLGMSLGCHIVAASLMMLCALIDGNVPVDAMMVNVQEICENMRVAREMVLTSQYETGAVYYQGVVQQIHRLLQTIQEPNRKIKWQQVQQQVAAEYENLKELTNTIAMFKADTTSSPAFNDRPLATMRISSFEEPTRDPDVWAPPPPRDPDVWPPPTPADHRSSQVKPTRGPRRQEASKSTTASRGGGSKAGAKKGGTDAKGRNKDEKGGKGRKEADKKDDKQGGGAEDNAAGGEEEERKFDPSGYDRDLVDMLERDIVQKNPSIRWTDIADLQEAKRLLEEAVVLPMLMPDFFKGIRRPWKGVLMVGPPGTGKTMLAKAVATECKTTFFNVSSSTLTSKYRGESEKLVRLLFEMARFYAPSTIFVDEIDSLCSRRGSESEHEASRRVKSELLMQMDGIQASDSDEPKVVMVLAATNFPWDIDEALRRRLEKRIYIPLPNEEGREALLNINLREVKLDSDINLAQIATMLAGYSGADITNVCRDASMMSMRRKIAGLTPDEIRALPKEELDLPVTQGDFHAAIAKCNKSVSQQDLDKYETWMREFGST, from the exons ATGCTGCATATAGCCGTGGAAAGCGATGCCTCGCTAACAGCGGAGGATGAGGTTGGAGCACAGTGTGAAGAAGGGACCGAGCAGCCGCCGCAGCATGACAAACACCCCGATGTGGATGGCGGTTGGGCCTTCGTCGTCCTGGCCGCCATGTTTGCCTCATTCTTCATAAATTCTG GACTGCTGTCAACAGCTGGGCTCTATTATGTGCAGTTGCTGGAGTATTTTGGCAGGGATCGAGCTTACACATCTTGGGTAGGATCCCTGATGAATTCCTTCTTTATGCTTACAG GTCCACTAAGCTCGCACTGCCTACACATGTGTGGTACTCAGACCTCCATGAGGATTGGCTCCATCATCATGACTGTTGGGTTATATATCTCAGCTTACACTCCATCATTGGAGCTTATGTTCTTCACATTTGGCATTGTAGTAG CATGTGGGATGAACTTTGTGTACACAGGACAGATAAGTGCATTGAACCTGTACTTCCATAAGTATCAATATATTGCCACTTCGCTTTCCATGGTGGGTGTTGGGATGGGTGTGTTTCTTGTG AATATGTGGACAGAAtacaacataaagaaatatgGGTGGCGTATGTCCCTCATTTGGAATGCAGGCCTTGGTCTCCAGTTGTATGTCTTTGGCTCACTTATCTATCCTCTGCACTGGCCTCAAGGTGCAGGTATTGAAAGAGGTCCCTTGGTGTCACCTCATACATCCAGCACACCACATTCTTTGTCTACTGGAAATATCTCGTTTGTTGGAGGTAGAGAAGT AAGTGTATCAACCTTGAAGATGGCACCTGAGGCAAGCTGTGCATCCATTTTTACAAGTGTTCCTGACACCTTACT GGAGTCGACATGGAATGCATTCAAAGACATTTGTTTTTGGTTGATCTCCACTGCATTCTTTTTTGCAATGCTATCAACCACCTCCATTTTTATCATATACAAAGATTTTATTATATCAAGAGGATTTGGAGAGCAGTACACCATCATGCTCATTGGATttggtgttggtgatgttgCAGGAAGGCTGACTATGGGAATTGCTCACTCCAGTAAG ttttttaaccCAGTGTGGTCATACTGTGTGTCATTGTTCCTCACTGGAGTGGTACTTATGTGCCATGTGTTCATCAAGAGCTTGCCCAGCATGCACATCTTTGGTACACTCTTTGGAATGACTTACGGAGCACAGAACGTCCTTGTGGCCATTGCACCTTTAAAGTTGTTTGGCAAAGACCggcttgtggtggtgtttggttaTCTGCTAGTCTGGGGTGGAATAGGAGCACTCATTGGAGCACCAATTGCAG GCACCATTGTGGACAAGACTGGAGGGTATGGTGGGGTCCTTGGCATGTCCTTGGGGTGCCACATTGTAGCTGCCTCACTCATGATGCTGTGTGCCCTCATTGATGGCAA TGTCCCTGTTGATGCCATGATGGTTAACGTCCAAGAAATCTGTGAGAACATGAGGGTGGCTCGGGAGATGGTGCTAACATCACAGTATGAGACAGGAGCTGTGTACTATCAGGGTGTAGTGCAGCAGATACATCGACTGCTGCAGACTATACAGGAGCCAAACCGCAAGATAAAGTGGCAGCAG gtacaacAGCAAGTGGCAGCTGAGTATGAGAATCTAAAGGAACTGACAAACACAATTGCCATGTTCAAGGCTGACACCACTTCCTCGCCTGCCTTCAACGACCGACCTCTTG ccaCCATGCGCATCTCATCCTTTGAGGAGCCAACACGGGATCCTGATGTCTGGGCTCCCCCCCCTCCACGAGACCCAGATGTCTGGCCCCCACCCACACCTGCTGACCACAG gtcctCCCAAGTCAAACCCACCAGGGGGCCACGCCGGCAGGAAGCCAGCAAGTCAACCACTGCAAgccgtggtggtggcagcaaggCTGGGGCAAAGAAGGGTGGGACAGACGCCAAGGGACGAAACAAGGATGAAAAGGGTGGGAAGGGACGCAAGGAGGCAGATAAGAAGGATGAtaag cagggaggaggagcagaggacaATGCTGCcggtggtgaagaggaggagcggaAGTTTGACCCAAGTGGTTATGATCGTGATCTTGTGGATATGCTGGAGAGGGACATTGTGCAGAAGAATCCAAGCATCAG ATGGACTGATATTGCTGACTTGCAGGAAGCAAAGAGACTATTAGAAGAAGCTGTGGTATTGCCAATGCTGATGCCAGACTTCTTCAAG GGCATCAGGCGGCCATGGAAAGGTGTGCTGATGGTGGGGCCACCAGGAACAGGGAAGACAATGCTGGCCAAGGCTGTGGCTACTGAATGCAAGACAACCTTCTTCAATGTGTCGTCATCCACCCTCACCTCAAAGTACAGAGGAGAGTCAGAGAAGCTTGTGCGGCTGCTGTTCGaaatg GCACGTTTCTATGCTCCCAGCACTATTTTTGTGGATGAGATAGATTCCTTGTGTTCACGGCGAGGGTCGGAGTCTGAACATGAGGCATCACGAAGGGTGAAGTCCGAGCTTCTCATGCAGATGGACGGCATACAAGCCAGCGA tTCTGATGAGcccaaggtggtgatggtgttggctGCCACTAACTTCCCCTGGGATATTGATGAGGCTCTCAGACGACGACTAGAAAAGAGAATTTACATACCCCTGCCTAatg aggaaggcagggaggctCTTCTGAACATCAACCTACGAGAAGTGAAGCTGGACAGTGACATCAACTTGGCCCAGATTGCCACAATGCTTGCTGGTTATTCGGGAGCTGATATCACCaatgtgtgcag GGATGCCTCAATGATGTCAATGCGACGTAAGATTGCTGGACTCACACCAGACGAGATCCGAGCACTCCCGAAGGAGGAGCTGGACCTGCCAGTGACTCAGGGTGACTTCCATGCAGCCATAGCCAAGTGCAACAAATCCGTCTCTCAGCAAGATCTGGACAAATATGAGACTTGGATGAGGGAGTTTGGATCAACCTAG
- the LOC135089133 gene encoding katanin p60 ATPase-containing subunit A1-like isoform X2, translated as MLHIAVESDASLTAEDEVGAQCEEGTEQPPQHDKHPDVDGGWAFVVLAAMFASFFINSGLLSTAGLYYVQLLEYFGRDRAYTSWVGSLMNSFFMLTGPLSSHCLHMCGTQTSMRIGSIIMTVGLYISAYTPSLELMFFTFGIVVACGMNFVYTGQISALNLYFHKYQYIATSLSMVGVGMGVFLVNMWTEYNIKKYGWRMSLIWNAGLGLQLYVFGSLIYPLHWPQGAGIERGPLVSPHTSSTPHSLSTGNISFVGGREVSVSTLKMAPEASCASIFTSVPDTLLESTWNAFKDICFWLISTAFFFAMLSTTSIFIIYKDFIISRGFGEQYTIMLIGFGVGDVAGRLTMGIAHSSKFFNPVWSYCVSLFLTGVVLMCHVFIKSLPSMHIFGTLFGMTYGAQNVLVAIAPLKLFGKDRLVVVFGYLLVWGGIGALIGAPIAGTIVDKTGGYGGVLGMSLGCHIVAASLMMLCALIDGNVPVDAMMVNVQEICENMRVAREMVLTSQYETGAVYYQGVVQQIHRLLQTIQEPNRKIKWQQVQQQVAAEYENLKELTNTIAMFKADTTSSPAFNDRPLATMRISSFEEPTRDPDVWAPPPPRDPDVWPPPTPADHRSSQVKPTRGPRRQEASKSTTASRGGGSKAGAKKGGTDAKGRNKDEKGGKGRKEADKKDDKGGGAEDNAAGGEEEERKFDPSGYDRDLVDMLERDIVQKNPSIRWTDIADLQEAKRLLEEAVVLPMLMPDFFKGIRRPWKGVLMVGPPGTGKTMLAKAVATECKTTFFNVSSSTLTSKYRGESEKLVRLLFEMARFYAPSTIFVDEIDSLCSRRGSESEHEASRRVKSELLMQMDGIQASDSDEPKVVMVLAATNFPWDIDEALRRRLEKRIYIPLPNEEGREALLNINLREVKLDSDINLAQIATMLAGYSGADITNVCRDASMMSMRRKIAGLTPDEIRALPKEELDLPVTQGDFHAAIAKCNKSVSQQDLDKYETWMREFGST; from the exons ATGCTGCATATAGCCGTGGAAAGCGATGCCTCGCTAACAGCGGAGGATGAGGTTGGAGCACAGTGTGAAGAAGGGACCGAGCAGCCGCCGCAGCATGACAAACACCCCGATGTGGATGGCGGTTGGGCCTTCGTCGTCCTGGCCGCCATGTTTGCCTCATTCTTCATAAATTCTG GACTGCTGTCAACAGCTGGGCTCTATTATGTGCAGTTGCTGGAGTATTTTGGCAGGGATCGAGCTTACACATCTTGGGTAGGATCCCTGATGAATTCCTTCTTTATGCTTACAG GTCCACTAAGCTCGCACTGCCTACACATGTGTGGTACTCAGACCTCCATGAGGATTGGCTCCATCATCATGACTGTTGGGTTATATATCTCAGCTTACACTCCATCATTGGAGCTTATGTTCTTCACATTTGGCATTGTAGTAG CATGTGGGATGAACTTTGTGTACACAGGACAGATAAGTGCATTGAACCTGTACTTCCATAAGTATCAATATATTGCCACTTCGCTTTCCATGGTGGGTGTTGGGATGGGTGTGTTTCTTGTG AATATGTGGACAGAAtacaacataaagaaatatgGGTGGCGTATGTCCCTCATTTGGAATGCAGGCCTTGGTCTCCAGTTGTATGTCTTTGGCTCACTTATCTATCCTCTGCACTGGCCTCAAGGTGCAGGTATTGAAAGAGGTCCCTTGGTGTCACCTCATACATCCAGCACACCACATTCTTTGTCTACTGGAAATATCTCGTTTGTTGGAGGTAGAGAAGT AAGTGTATCAACCTTGAAGATGGCACCTGAGGCAAGCTGTGCATCCATTTTTACAAGTGTTCCTGACACCTTACT GGAGTCGACATGGAATGCATTCAAAGACATTTGTTTTTGGTTGATCTCCACTGCATTCTTTTTTGCAATGCTATCAACCACCTCCATTTTTATCATATACAAAGATTTTATTATATCAAGAGGATTTGGAGAGCAGTACACCATCATGCTCATTGGATttggtgttggtgatgttgCAGGAAGGCTGACTATGGGAATTGCTCACTCCAGTAAG ttttttaaccCAGTGTGGTCATACTGTGTGTCATTGTTCCTCACTGGAGTGGTACTTATGTGCCATGTGTTCATCAAGAGCTTGCCCAGCATGCACATCTTTGGTACACTCTTTGGAATGACTTACGGAGCACAGAACGTCCTTGTGGCCATTGCACCTTTAAAGTTGTTTGGCAAAGACCggcttgtggtggtgtttggttaTCTGCTAGTCTGGGGTGGAATAGGAGCACTCATTGGAGCACCAATTGCAG GCACCATTGTGGACAAGACTGGAGGGTATGGTGGGGTCCTTGGCATGTCCTTGGGGTGCCACATTGTAGCTGCCTCACTCATGATGCTGTGTGCCCTCATTGATGGCAA TGTCCCTGTTGATGCCATGATGGTTAACGTCCAAGAAATCTGTGAGAACATGAGGGTGGCTCGGGAGATGGTGCTAACATCACAGTATGAGACAGGAGCTGTGTACTATCAGGGTGTAGTGCAGCAGATACATCGACTGCTGCAGACTATACAGGAGCCAAACCGCAAGATAAAGTGGCAGCAG gtacaacAGCAAGTGGCAGCTGAGTATGAGAATCTAAAGGAACTGACAAACACAATTGCCATGTTCAAGGCTGACACCACTTCCTCGCCTGCCTTCAACGACCGACCTCTTG ccaCCATGCGCATCTCATCCTTTGAGGAGCCAACACGGGATCCTGATGTCTGGGCTCCCCCCCCTCCACGAGACCCAGATGTCTGGCCCCCACCCACACCTGCTGACCACAG gtcctCCCAAGTCAAACCCACCAGGGGGCCACGCCGGCAGGAAGCCAGCAAGTCAACCACTGCAAgccgtggtggtggcagcaaggCTGGGGCAAAGAAGGGTGGGACAGACGCCAAGGGACGAAACAAGGATGAAAAGGGTGGGAAGGGACGCAAGGAGGCAGATAAGAAGGATGAtaag ggaggaggagcagaggacaATGCTGCcggtggtgaagaggaggagcggaAGTTTGACCCAAGTGGTTATGATCGTGATCTTGTGGATATGCTGGAGAGGGACATTGTGCAGAAGAATCCAAGCATCAG ATGGACTGATATTGCTGACTTGCAGGAAGCAAAGAGACTATTAGAAGAAGCTGTGGTATTGCCAATGCTGATGCCAGACTTCTTCAAG GGCATCAGGCGGCCATGGAAAGGTGTGCTGATGGTGGGGCCACCAGGAACAGGGAAGACAATGCTGGCCAAGGCTGTGGCTACTGAATGCAAGACAACCTTCTTCAATGTGTCGTCATCCACCCTCACCTCAAAGTACAGAGGAGAGTCAGAGAAGCTTGTGCGGCTGCTGTTCGaaatg GCACGTTTCTATGCTCCCAGCACTATTTTTGTGGATGAGATAGATTCCTTGTGTTCACGGCGAGGGTCGGAGTCTGAACATGAGGCATCACGAAGGGTGAAGTCCGAGCTTCTCATGCAGATGGACGGCATACAAGCCAGCGA tTCTGATGAGcccaaggtggtgatggtgttggctGCCACTAACTTCCCCTGGGATATTGATGAGGCTCTCAGACGACGACTAGAAAAGAGAATTTACATACCCCTGCCTAatg aggaaggcagggaggctCTTCTGAACATCAACCTACGAGAAGTGAAGCTGGACAGTGACATCAACTTGGCCCAGATTGCCACAATGCTTGCTGGTTATTCGGGAGCTGATATCACCaatgtgtgcag GGATGCCTCAATGATGTCAATGCGACGTAAGATTGCTGGACTCACACCAGACGAGATCCGAGCACTCCCGAAGGAGGAGCTGGACCTGCCAGTGACTCAGGGTGACTTCCATGCAGCCATAGCCAAGTGCAACAAATCCGTCTCTCAGCAAGATCTGGACAAATATGAGACTTGGATGAGGGAGTTTGGATCAACCTAG